AGCCTACCCTCTGCCCCGGGCCCCACCTCAGTGGCCCAATACCCACTTGGAGCTGAGTGGTGGGAAGGGGATGGACTCTGGGTCCCGCCTAGGTGCAGAGCCAGTGGGGAGCTGGCTGGGCCAGACTCACAGAAGCTGCCTGCAGGCCACCGGCTCCTGGGACTCCACCGTACGCATCTGGGACCTGCGGACGGGGACCCCAGCAGTCTTCCACCAGGCGCTAGAGGGACACAGTGGCAACATCAGCTGCCTGTGCTATTCACCATCTGGCCTCCTGGTAAGTGGGGTGTCCTGGGTTCCAGGCTGGTCCCTTGCTGGCAGCCAGGCCCTTAAGAAGGGTCCCAGGCCACTTAGAGGCCCAGTGAGCTCACAGGCCCGAAACCCCAGGGATCAGAGCTGTCTGCTGTCCAGGCATCCGGCTCCTGGGACAAGACCATCCACATCTGGAAGCCCACAACCAGCAGCCTGCTTATCCAACTGAAGGGCCACGTCACCTGGGTGAAGAGCATAGCCTTCTCTGCCGACGAGCTGTGGCTGGCCAGCGCCGGCTATTCCCGCATGGTAACCACCCCGGGCCCATCCTGCTCCTACCTACCCATCCTCACCCCACCAGGAGCCCTCAGCACTCACTCCAGAAATGCCCACATCCCCACTTGCCCTAGCTAGGAGGGGGCAAGGGCAGGACCCGGGTGCCAGCCTCTCTACCTAATGGCCAGCACCAAGGTTAGGGCTGGCCCATTGGTAGTTGCATTGACATTTCCATGACCCAAATGGCATCAGGCAAAAGGGAACTCCTGCTCTGCAATTTCAAATACAGCCCCCAAACAAAACCTACACCAAGAGGTTCAGATGTTGTTTGGgcggggggcggtggctcacacctgtaatcccagcactttgggaggtggaggtaggtggatcacctgaggtcaggagttcaggcgaagactccatctcaaattttgTCTGGCACTTTGCTGGAGGTGGCTTCAGATGGCACAGTGGCCTGGTGAGGCCTCCTGACATGCCCCCCTCCTTTTCCAGGTCAAAGTCTGGGACTGCAACACAGGAAAGTGCCTTGAGACCCTGAAGGTAAAGCACGGCGCTGTGGCACTGAGGGAGCTGTGGACAGCTTCTCCCAAGGCAGGACTTACCTCAAGCCCTACCCTCTACTCTTGGCAGGGAGTCCTGGATGTGGCCCACACCTGTGCCTTCACCCCAGATGGGAAAATCTTAGTATCTGGAGCTGCTGATCAGACTAGACGTCAAATATCCCGCACATCCAGATCACCCAGGGACCCTCAAACCTAACACCACCTCGGATGGTGCCGACCTCACCCGCTCCCCTCAGTGGCACACAGGCATACCGCTTCTCACCACAGGCGCAAAGTGACTGTGCCAGCATCCAACAGATCCCCAGGGCTAGGACTCTccaggccccaccagagcagacAGCTGTGATGGGCAGGACGCTTGCTGGAACCCATCAGACACCTGGTCCCCAAAACCAGACCCGCCCACCTCCACCCAATCAGTGGAAGTGCCAGGAAACAAAGCAGTCTCAGCCAGCTGTGCTTTATTGACAATGCACCCCTCAGGCCTTGACCGCGTACTTCCGCAGTGGGTACAGCCGCTCCTTCCGCTGCTGCTTCTTGGTCTTCAGATTCTCCTCATGCTTGTTGAGCCGGCGGCGCATGGCGCGTGTCTTCTTAGGCCGCAGGTCCAGGGGCTTGTACTTCTTGCCCTGGGAGACAGACGGCAGGGTGAATCCAAGGACCTGGGGCTGAGGAGCTACTGCAGCAGCTaagggggctggggagggccaTCCGTAGCCACTCAGGAGGAGGCTGCCACCATGGGACTGCCAGCAGGCCACACACATCACTAGCTCAATTAATCCCCCCAAATCTAAGGCTGGTGGGGCCATCCTGATTTCATGTAAGTCTGCTGACCTACTGGGCTGAGTGTACAAGTCTTGGCAAAGCTGTGGAAGAGCTGGGGCTTGCATCTCAGTCAAGTGACTCCCAACTCAGTGCTCCTTCCACTGCCTGATTCCCAGTCACGAGGACAGTCATATGACAACCTAGTACGGGGCACGCAGCACCCACCAAGCCCCGGGGGTAGTTACCACTACCTCAGCTCTGGTTAGCAAGAGCGTGCCGGGGGCTGAGGCAGTACTCTGTCCATCTGTTATGGAGGGCCCACCAGGTGCTGCCTCTATGAACGTCCAAGCCTCCGAGGCCTGGCTGGCCAAGGCCACTTGCCCCACCTGCTTCCTGCTTTGGGGCCCCTGCCCACAGCTGTCACAGAGCCATCATCTGTCTTTCCATCCTTGGCTCCCACTCCTGCCCCACTTGTTCTCCAGCAGGGGGTTCTAGACCATGGCAGCTCTTACTGGTCTCTCCTGTGTTCTGCAAaggtcccctgggcccccttcAGGACTGGGCCCTGTGCTGGGAGCTGGCTTGGCAAAGAATCTGACCCAGTCCCTGCTCAGGGGTCCCAGCCTAGTGGGGGAAGACTGAACAGGTAACAAGTGGCCCATGGTATGGGGGATTCTGAGGTCACAGGGCCCCAGGCCCCTGCAGGTGGGCACAGGACTGCAGAAAGATCCTGGACGATGAGGGCCAGCCCTGGAGGGTACTTGGAAGCAGAAAAGTCTTTGTCCTCCCACATCCCTCACTCCTGCTGGCACCAGCTAGGCATTTGTCCTTTTCACATTGGCTAACCCCCTAGAGTTCTGCTGTCCAACAgagcagccactagccacacacGTAGCTGTTGACATTAAAGGTTTACTTTTGCCACACATGTGCTAGTGTCCCCTGAACAGCTAACATACCCACACTATGGCCCttctcatttttttgagatgaggcctcactatgctgcctaggctacactttttaactcctgggctcaagccatcctcctgcctcggcctcccagtagctggggttataggcctGTGGCACTTCATCAGCCATGGCTGCTTTTTCCATGTGTCAAACCTTCAAGTTATTCAAACACAATTTGGGTAGTGATGTGGaaccattttgcagataaaattaaAGACCCCCATCAGGTAACTTTggggggagattatcctgggtaATCCCAGAAGGCCCGATCCAATCAGCTGTAAGTCTTAAGCATAGGGCTGAGGCTCCAAGTACCCACTGGGAACAGCAGCTTCAACCTGAGCCCTGAGTCCCAGCCAACCCCCACAATCACCTAAGCCCATTCATCAGAATACATTGGATGTATGTGCACACACCGTCTCCCCCTAGTTTTCTCTGCTTGAACCCTAATAAGATGAATGTTAAGGACAAGACCAGAAAATGGTTATCAAAATTCAAGACTAAGAGGGGGCCAGACGCCTGTGCACACCTCCCGGAACACTCAAGCCGACCCTCCCCAAGGTAAGGTTTGGAACCAGGGCCCATCACACCATTGATTGTGGGTGTCTAGGCCTCAGGgccctcatctgaaaaatgagcaTGGCAGGTGCATGGCAGGGACTGACACCCAGTGCCAGTAAGAGGCAGTGAAAACCTTCAACAGCCAGTCCCATCACTGCCCAAGCCACTCAACTGGGAAGGCTGGATTCAAAACCCGAGTCTCCAGCCAGGACACCCCAAGCCCCAGTGAATTCTTGACATCTGTAGCCTGAGGAAGTGGTCTGCAGAGCCACATGCCAGCACAAGACACTGGTAGAAGAGCGAGCCCAGCAACAAATTGGGAAGGCTAACCACTCTCAGCCCATGCACCAAGGAAAACCTCTTTACCACGCCCCCGGCCAGGGACGGCTAGCACTTGGCTTCCTGCAGCCAACCCTCCCTATGCCCAGGCAGACTCACCTTGTAGAATTTCCTGAGGTTTTCTTTCTGAGTCTGGTTAATAACTGTGAGAACACGGGCAATGGATTTCCGGACGACTCGGCTACGAAACAGAGATGTCAGTGAAGATGAGGAAGACACACAGCACTTCCCAAGGCTCAGGACTCCCACATAGGGTAGGGATAGCTGCAGCCTCCCCCATCAGCCCATCCACATTCACTCAGGAGGAAGGCGTTCTGGGAGTGAGGtctgaggagggaagagaggggcaTGGGATGGGCATTCCAGGAATGGGGCAGGGAATCCAATGCTGTTGAGCTGTAAAGTGTCAGCTGAGACAGCAGAGGCTTTATGAGGAAGTGCAGGCTGGATAAATGAGGCAGATCAGAAAAAGACCTTCAATCCCAGAACACGAATTTATCCTGAGGGCTAAGACTCAACCAATGTCAATTTCAATGAGCTGATGGGAGGGAATCATGCCACAAACCAGGCAATCAGACTAGCTTAGGGAATCGCAGGAGAGAGAAACAAGACATTTGCAAAGTGGAGTCACTACAAGCCAGGAGACTGAAGCAAGCAACGAGCTGGGGAGAAGTTATTTGTAGTCATGTCAGGAGGAGGGAGTCACCTAGTAGCCGGCTGGTCAACATGGTTCTTGAAGATTCAGTGTGCCACTGTGCTTGTCcaatcctcccacccctgcccctacTAAGGTTGTTTGGGGGAAATGAGGgcaaccagcttttttttttttttttttttggagacagggtctcacctgtCAACCAGACTGAAGAGCAGTGGCCCCATCACAGCctcccaactcctggcctcaagtgatcctcctgcctcggcctccagagtagctgggactacaggcctgcaccaccacactcatctaattttttttgagaagtggaCTTTGTACCCAGGTTGATGAACTCCAAACCCAGGTTCCTTTCACAAGTCTCCCGCACTCTTAGCCATGTAAAATAACTTACGCTGCCACTCCAGGGTGCAAGCTGCCAAGGGGGGAAAGGTGAATTAAAAACTCAAGTGTTGGGGGGAAGCGGAAGGAAAGGGTCCGGGTAGGCTTTGAAGGCAGCATTAAGATGGGTCTCCGGGGATGCACTCCAGGCACAAGGACCGCAAGGTCAAGGCAGGTAAGAGGCTAAGCACACAACGGGTCTCCCATGCGCCCCAGGATGCACGGAGTGGGCATCTAAGCGGCCAGCTCCTTAAGCCAACTTTGAAATCCTCCGACGATCCCGATACACACGTGCTCCCCACCCACGAGTGCTGTGATCCGGCCGCCTCACTCACATCTTAGAAAGCTTGGAGGCCGCACCGCCTGTCACTTTGGCGACGCGCAGCTGGGACAGCTCCACCTTCAGGTCGTCCAGCTGTTTCAGCagctcctccttcttcttcccgCGAAGATCTCGAGCCTTGATCTTGGCCTGCGCGCAAGAGAGCGTGTGGCTCAGCCAGGCCACGGGGCCATATCCCCTTCACCTGCGTGGCCAGCCCCCAAAGGCGCGCGACTCGCCATCGACTACGAGTGCGCCGGAGCCCCAACCTGGGCTCAGGACAGTCTCCCTCGCCGGCCGTGCCTCGGGCAGAGTAACCCAGGCCCGGGCCGCGCGCCTCTCCCGGCAGACAAGCGAAGAGGCGGGCTGTGGTGGTGCGAGACCATTCTGCGCGGCGCCCCACAGGCCCGGCTGGCAGATAGAATCCGGGGG
The nucleotide sequence above comes from Nomascus leucogenys isolate Asia chromosome 8, Asia_NLE_v1, whole genome shotgun sequence. Encoded proteins:
- the WDR38 gene encoding WD repeat-containing protein 38 isoform X2, which encodes MNSGVPATLAVRRVKFFGQHGGEMLLTGSEDGCVYGWETRSGQLLWRLGGHTGPVKFCRFSPDGHLFASASCDYTVRLWNVARAKCLRVLKGHQRSVETVSFSPDSRQLASGGWDKRVMLWEVQSGQMLRLLVGHRDSVQSSDFSPTVNCLATGSWDSTVRIWDLRTGTPAVFHQALEGHSGNISCLCYSPSGLLASGSWDKTIHIWKPTTSSLLIQLKGHVTWVKSIAFSADELWLASAGYSRMVKVWDCNTGKCLETLKGVLDVAHTCAFTPDGKILVSGAADQTRRQISRTSRSPRDPQT
- the RPL35 gene encoding 60S ribosomal protein L35; its protein translation is MAKIKARDLRGKKKEELLKQLDDLKVELSQLRVAKVTGGAASKLSKIRVVRKSIARVLTVINQTQKENLRKFYKGKKYKPLDLRPKKTRAMRRRLNKHEENLKTKKQQRKERLYPLRKYAVKA